A genomic stretch from Arachis stenosperma cultivar V10309 chromosome 3, arast.V10309.gnm1.PFL2, whole genome shotgun sequence includes:
- the LOC130965613 gene encoding uncharacterized protein LOC130965613 encodes MIPPQTSLQQLENLILMNIGLVGKKKISNLAYKMPVALASSFAYQKIQIKFDQYVSMMFSYHRSISIIYSVELCVKLQDVGGSSSSSKNVEKIKNFGTPKAIFFLEIGRARSPTFNAFVTSEQNTKNSHGRPSLTTRVASPEGITDGLANTSDEDEIEDDSSEEAEVVPKTQSIYGERVLPTRAESVSVMGVGGVSSSTQGHYLALSLGAMNSTTAENIPSNYDFTGEMELEIDLKFLNRETTMLAVKNYNIRRSAEYNMVESDQTQYVDATICIKVLQGFVESTYGYKVSYKKVWLAKQKSIARIFGDWDDSYNQLRRYFDTLQTFIPENGTAPIIGTNGVIVGQKRKITNVDRVVCLVWNFNEEFFTPLPNIPLVELTLRPQSAAHRLTVNW; translated from the exons ATGATTCCTCCGCAAACATCTTTGCAACAGCTGGAAAATCTTATTCTGATGAATATTGGATTGGTTGGAAAAAAGAAGATCAGTAACTTGGCTTACAAGATGCCAGTTGCGTTAGCCAGTTCGTTTGCGTATcagaaaatacagattaaaTTCGACCAGTATGTTTCGATGATGTTTTCTTATCATCGGAGCATTTCTATCATCTATTCCGTGGAACTTTGTGTTAAGCTTCAAGATGTCGGTGGTAGCTCATCTAGTTCGAAAAACgtagagaaaattaaaaatttcggTACGCCTAAAGCCATTTTCTTTCTGGAGATTGGTAGGGCTCGTAGTCCCACTTTTAACGCCTTCGTGACGTCGgaacaaaatacaaaaaattctCATGGACGTCCCTCCCTCACCACCCGTGTTGCATCCCCGGAAGGTATTACTGACGGATTGGCAAACACGTCTGATGAAGATGAGATTGAGGATGATAGCAGTGAGGAAGCAGAAGTTGTTCCTAAAACCCAATCAATTTATGGCGAAAGGGTTCTCCCAACTCGGGCTGAATCAGTAAGTGTGATGGGGGTAGGCGGTGTTTCCAGCAGCACTCAAGGCCACTATCTTGCACTGAGTCTTGGTGCAATGAACTCGACTACCGCAGAAAACATACCAAGCAACTATGATTTCACCGGTGAAATGGAGCTAGAGATCGACTTGAAGTTTCTGAATAGAGAAACAACGATGCTTGCTGTTAAAAACTACAACATACGTAGAAGTGCAGAATACAATATGGTAGAGTCAGATCAAACTCAGTAT GTAGACGCGACCATTTGCATCAAGGTGTTGCAGGGTTTTGTCGAGTCAACATACGGATACAAGGTGTCTTACAAGAAGGTTTGGCTAGCGAAGCAAAAGTCAATTGCCAGAATCTTTGGAGACTGGGATGACTCATACAATCAACTGCGGAGATATTTTGACACGCTGCAAACTTTCATTCCAG AAAATGGCACTGCCCCAATCATAGGTACTAATGGCGTCATAGTTGGCCAAAAGCGAAAGATAACGAACGTGGACCGTGTTGTTTGCCTTGTCTG GAACTTCAACGAGGAGTTCTTCACACCATTGCCAAATATCCCTTTGGTGGAACTTACTCTAAGACCTCAGAGTGCCGCTCACAGGCTCACCGTCAACTGGTAA
- the LOC130967438 gene encoding probable glycerol-3-phosphate dehydrogenase [NAD(+)] 1, cytosolic, giving the protein MRFPTKISGYTRSLVVNSHRHLYCKPCALSLSFGTNTNQSKMNHTENSNSNGSLHNVNGGGLELKLDELRQLMGKVDGDPLRIVGVGAGAWGSVFTAMLQEAYGSLREKVLIRIWRRPGRMVDKATAQHLFEVINSREDVLRRLIRRCAYLKYVEARLGDRFLYADEILKDGFCLNMIDTPLCPLKVVTNLQEAVWDADIVINGLPSTETSEVFEEISKYWKERITVPVIISLAKGVEAELGSEPRIITPTLMINRATGVPIENILYLGGPNIASEIYNKEYANARICGAEKWRKPLAKFLRQPHFIVWDNGDLVTHEVMGGLKNVYAIGAGMVAALTNESATSKSVYFAHCTSEMIFITHLLAEEPEKLAGPLLADTYVTLLKGRNAWYGQKLAKGELSLEMGDSIKGKGMIQGISAVKAFYELLSQSSLNVLNPEENKHVAPVELCPILKMLYRILITRESPVQAILQALRDETMNDPRDRIEIAQSQVFYRPSLLGQNP; this is encoded by the exons ATGAGATTTCCCACCAAAATTTCTGGGTATACTAGATCTTTGGTTGTCAACAGTCATAGGCATTTATACTGTAAGCCCTGTGCTCTTTCTTTGTCGTTTGGAACAAATACGAATCAATCAAAGATGAATCACactgaaaattcaaattcaaatggATCTCTTCATAATGTAAATGGTGGTGGTTTGGAATTGAAGCTTGATGAGCTTCGTCAGCTTATGGGGAAAGTGGATGGTGATCCATTGAGAATAGTTGGTGTTGGAGCTGGTGCTTGGGGTAGTGTCTTCACAGCTATGTTGCAAGAAGCTTATGGTTCCTTAAGGGAAAAAGTTCTTATAAGGATATGGAGGAGACCGGGGAGGATGGTTGATAAGGCCACTGCTCAGCACTTGTTTGAGGTTATCAATTCAAGGGAGGATGTATTGAGGAGGCTGATTAGGAGGTGTGCCTATTTGAAATATGTCGAGGCGAGGTTAGGGGATAGGTTTCTTTATGCTGATGAGATCTTGAAAGATGGGTTCTGCTTGAACATGATTGACACACCTCTTTGCCCTCTCAAGGTTGTCACCAATTTGCAGGAAGCTGTGTGGGATGCTGACATTGTGATCAATGGCTTGCCTTCGACGGAAACAAGCGAGGTTTTTGAAGAGATTAGTAAGTACTGGAAAGAGAGGATCACGGTTCCTGTCATTATTTCATTGGCAAAGGGTGTGGAGGCCGAATTAGGTAGCGAGCCGCGAATAATAACTCCGACTCTTATGATCAATCGAGCAA CCGGAGTCCCCATTGAGAACATCCTTTATTTGGGAGGACCTAACATTGCCTCAGAAATTTACAACAAAGAATATGCAAATGCTCGGATATGTGGAGCAGAGAAATGGCGGAAACCATTGGCAAAGTTTCTGAGGCAGCCCCATTTTATAGTATGGGATAATGGTGACCTTGTTACTCATGAAGTTATGGGTGGATTAAAGAATGTATACGCCATTGGAGCAG GAATGGTAGCTGCTTTGACAAATGAAAGTGCCACCAGCAAATCGGTCTACTTTGCTCATTGCACATCGGAGATGATTTTCATCACTCATCTACTGGCAGAAGAGCCAGAGAAACTTGCAGGACCTCTCTTGGCCGATACCTATGTAACATTGTTGAAAGGTCGTAATGCTTGGTATGGACAAAAGTTGGCCAAAGGAGAGTTGAGCCTCGAAATGGGCGACAGCATCAAGGGCAAAGGGATGATTCAG GGAATCTCGGCAGTTAAAGCATTTTACGAGCTACTTAGTCAGTCCAGCTTAAATGTCCTAAATCCAGAAGAAAACAAGCATGTTGCCCCAGTGGAGCTTTGTCCCATCTTGAAGATGTTATATAGAATACTGATTACAAG GGAATCTCCAGTACAAGCCATCCTTCAAGCGTTGCGAGATGAGACCATGAACGATCCGCGTGACCGTATTGAGATTGCTCAAAGCCAAGTGTTTTATAGGCCTTCACTTCTTGGTCAGAACCCTTAG
- the LOC130970706 gene encoding cytokinin dehydrogenase 6-like isoform X1: MNIIPFLRSFTILFLSCVTIITRFDWCFSSITSSSFSLNAVGGGHFSFDETSLRNAAKDFGNRFQYQPIAVMNPESVSDIANTIKHVWLMGPTSHLTVAARGHAHSLQGQAQAPNGIVINMESLKLPGMHLHLGADSDSDSDSYSDSPYVDVSGGELWINILHETLRFGLTPRSWTDYLHLTVGGTLSNAGVSGQAFRHGPQISNVQQLEIVTGTGQVVNCSKDENGELFHSVLGGLGQFGIITRARILLEPAPTMVKWIRVLYSDFTAFTRDQEKLISSENNNAFDYIEGFVIINRTGLLNNWRSTFNPQDPIQANQFKSDGRTLFCLELAKYFNPQDIDFVNEEVEKHLSYLHYIESTLFLTEVTYVEFLDRVHVSELKLRSKGLWDVPHPWLNLFVPRSNIHKFAEVVFGNILTETSNGPVLIYPVNKSKWDNRSSVVTPDEEVFYLVGILASAVGDSSGNDGIEHIEGENRRILEYCERNNLGVKQYLPHYNTQEEWKAHFGPKWESFLQRKSVYDPLAILAPGQRIFQKAINFS; encoded by the exons atgaatatTATTCCGTTCCTTAGAAGCTTCACAATCTTGTTCCTTAGTTGTGTAACCATTATTACTAGGTTTGATTGGTGCTTTTCAAGCATCACaagttcttctttttctttgaatgcAGTTGGTGGTGGACACTTCAGTTTTGATGAAACTAGCCTCAGAAATGCAGCTAAAGACTTTGGAAACAGGTTCCAATACCAACCAATAGCAGTTATGAATCCAGAATCAGTTTCTGACATTGCCAACACCATCAAGCATGTGTGGCTCATGGGACCCACTTCTCACCTAACTGTTGCTGCAAGAGGCCATGCCCACTCTCTCCAAGGTCAGGCTCAAGCTCCCAATGGAATTGTCATCAACATGGAATCTCTTAAGCTACCTGGAATGCACCTACATCTAGGAGCAGATTCTGATTCTGATTCAGATTCATATTCTGATTCTCCTTATGTTGATGTTTCCGGTGGTGAGTTGTGGATAAACATCTTGCATGAGACTCTTAGGTTTGGTTTAACACCGAGATCATGGACGGACTATTTACATCTTACCGTCGGCGGCACGCTCTCCAATGCCGGCGTAAGCGGCCAGGCGTTCCGCCACGGTCCTCAGATCAGTAATGTTCAGCAGCTTGAGATTGTTACAG GAACAGGGCAAGTGGTAAACTGCTCCAAGGATGAGAATGGTGAACTGTTTCACAGTGTGTTAGGGGGTCTTGGGCAGTTTGGCATTATAACAAGGGCAAGAATTTTACTTGAACCAGCACCTACCATGGTGAAATGGATCAGAGTGTTGTATTCAGATTTTACAGCATTCACAAGAGACCAAGAGAAACTGATATCTTCAGAGAACAATAATGCATTTGATTACATTGAAGGTTTTGTGATAATAAACAGAACTGGTCTCCTTAATAATTGGAGATCAACCTTTAATCCTCAAGATCCAATTCAAGCTAATCAGTTCAAGTCAGATGGAAGAACCCTCTTCTGCCTAGAATTAGCCAAGTATTTCAATCCACAAGATATCGATTTCGTAAACGAG GAAGTTGAGAAGCATTTGTCTTATCTGCACTATATTGAATCAACACTGTTCCTAACAGAAGTAACATATGTAGAGTTCTTAGACAGAGTGCATGTATCAGAGTTGAAGCTCCGTTCAAAAGGGTTGTGGGATGTTCCACACCCATGGCTCAATCTCTTTGTACCAAGAAGCAATATACACAAGTTTGCAGAAGTTGTCTTTGGGAATATCCTAACTGAAACCAGCAATGGCCCTGTCCTTATCTATCCAGTAAATAAATCAAA GTGGGACAATAGAAGCTCAGTTGTGACACCAGATGAAGAAGTGTTTTACTTAGTGGGAATTTTAGCATCTGCAGTGGGAGATTCAAGTGGAAATGATGGGATAGAGCACATAGAAGGTGAGAACAGAAGGATATTGGAGTACTGTGAAAGAAACAATCTTGGAGTGAAGCAGTACTTGCCCCACTATAACACACAGGAGGAATGGAAGGCCCACTTTGGTCCAAAGTGGGAGTCTTTTCTGCAAAGAAAATCTGTTTATGACCCTTTGGCTATTCTGGCTCCAGGCCAAAGAATATTTCAAAAAGCAATAAACTTCTCATGA
- the LOC130970706 gene encoding cytokinin dehydrogenase 6-like isoform X2, whose product MNIIPFLRSFTILFLSCVTIITRFDWCFSSITSSSFSLNAVGGGHFSFDETSLRNAAKDFGNRFQYQPIAVMNPESVSDIANTIKHVWLMGPTSHLTVAARGHAHSLQGQAQAPNGIVINMESLKLPGMHLHLGADSDSDSDSYSDSPYVDVSGGELWINILHETLRFGLTPRSWTDYLHLTVGGTLSNAGVSGQAFRHGPQISNVQQLEIVTGTGQVVNCSKDENGELFHSVLGGLGQFGIITRARILLEPAPTMVKWIRVLYSDFTAFTRDQEKLISSENNNAFDYIEGFVIINRTGLLNNWRSTFNPQDPIQANQFKSDGRTLFCLELAKYFNPQDIDFVNEEVEKHLSYLHYIESTLFLTEVTYVEFLDRVHVSELKLRSKGLWDVPHPWLNLFVPRSNIHKFAEVVFGNILTETSNGPVLIYPVGQ is encoded by the exons atgaatatTATTCCGTTCCTTAGAAGCTTCACAATCTTGTTCCTTAGTTGTGTAACCATTATTACTAGGTTTGATTGGTGCTTTTCAAGCATCACaagttcttctttttctttgaatgcAGTTGGTGGTGGACACTTCAGTTTTGATGAAACTAGCCTCAGAAATGCAGCTAAAGACTTTGGAAACAGGTTCCAATACCAACCAATAGCAGTTATGAATCCAGAATCAGTTTCTGACATTGCCAACACCATCAAGCATGTGTGGCTCATGGGACCCACTTCTCACCTAACTGTTGCTGCAAGAGGCCATGCCCACTCTCTCCAAGGTCAGGCTCAAGCTCCCAATGGAATTGTCATCAACATGGAATCTCTTAAGCTACCTGGAATGCACCTACATCTAGGAGCAGATTCTGATTCTGATTCAGATTCATATTCTGATTCTCCTTATGTTGATGTTTCCGGTGGTGAGTTGTGGATAAACATCTTGCATGAGACTCTTAGGTTTGGTTTAACACCGAGATCATGGACGGACTATTTACATCTTACCGTCGGCGGCACGCTCTCCAATGCCGGCGTAAGCGGCCAGGCGTTCCGCCACGGTCCTCAGATCAGTAATGTTCAGCAGCTTGAGATTGTTACAG GAACAGGGCAAGTGGTAAACTGCTCCAAGGATGAGAATGGTGAACTGTTTCACAGTGTGTTAGGGGGTCTTGGGCAGTTTGGCATTATAACAAGGGCAAGAATTTTACTTGAACCAGCACCTACCATGGTGAAATGGATCAGAGTGTTGTATTCAGATTTTACAGCATTCACAAGAGACCAAGAGAAACTGATATCTTCAGAGAACAATAATGCATTTGATTACATTGAAGGTTTTGTGATAATAAACAGAACTGGTCTCCTTAATAATTGGAGATCAACCTTTAATCCTCAAGATCCAATTCAAGCTAATCAGTTCAAGTCAGATGGAAGAACCCTCTTCTGCCTAGAATTAGCCAAGTATTTCAATCCACAAGATATCGATTTCGTAAACGAG GAAGTTGAGAAGCATTTGTCTTATCTGCACTATATTGAATCAACACTGTTCCTAACAGAAGTAACATATGTAGAGTTCTTAGACAGAGTGCATGTATCAGAGTTGAAGCTCCGTTCAAAAGGGTTGTGGGATGTTCCACACCCATGGCTCAATCTCTTTGTACCAAGAAGCAATATACACAAGTTTGCAGAAGTTGTCTTTGGGAATATCCTAACTGAAACCAGCAATGGCCCTGTCCTTATCTATCCA GTGGGACAATAG